In Acidianus brierleyi, one genomic interval encodes:
- a CDS encoding PHP-associated domain-containing protein, with translation MKIDFHTHTCYSDGKETPENLVKYAEKRGIFLAITDHDNSNGIKHVLGKVIPGQEVTTQYGHVVIICNFIPHPPKDIHELIDYSKENSCIVFPSHPFDIFRKGIGNHLFDYKFDAIEIFNSKAPKNANNKAEEVSKKLNLPGLSNSDGHVKEAIGSAYNEFDINELKIDDIFDLLIGKKFKPIKVGLTKTAKLKIIEWHIQRKLFEKNTCRTMYQMQG, from the coding sequence TTGAAAATAGATTTCCATACTCACACGTGCTATAGTGATGGAAAAGAGACACCAGAAAATTTAGTTAAGTATGCTGAAAAAAGAGGTATATTTTTAGCAATAACAGATCATGATAATAGTAATGGGATAAAACATGTCCTTGGTAAAGTAATCCCAGGACAGGAGGTTACAACACAATACGGGCATGTTGTAATAATTTGTAATTTTATTCCACATCCTCCAAAAGATATACATGAGCTTATAGATTATAGTAAGGAAAATTCATGTATAGTCTTTCCATCTCACCCTTTTGATATTTTCAGAAAAGGAATAGGAAATCACTTGTTTGATTATAAATTTGATGCTATAGAGATTTTCAATTCTAAGGCACCAAAAAATGCTAACAATAAAGCAGAAGAAGTATCTAAAAAACTCAATTTACCCGGACTATCCAATAGTGATGGCCATGTAAAAGAAGCAATAGGTTCTGCTTATAACGAATTCGATATTAATGAGTTAAAAATTGACGATATATTTGATCTTCTTATTGGTAAAAAATTTAAACCTATTAAAGTGGGATTGACCAAAACTGCTAAATTAAAGATTATAGAATGGCATATTCAGAGGAAGTTGTTTGAGAAGAATACCTGCAGAACTATGTATCAAATGCAAGGGTAG